A single Methylobacterium sp. 17Sr1-1 DNA region contains:
- the rpsD gene encoding 30S ribosomal protein S4, with protein MSKRVQAKHKLDRRMGQNIWGRPKSPVNRREYGPGQHGQRRKGKMSDFGTQLRAKQKLKGYYGNITEKQFRRYYAEAIRLRGDSGENLVGLLERRLDAVVYRSKFVATPFAARQFVNHGHIRVNGVRVNIPSYLVKPDDVIEIKESSKQLEIVLVASQLAERDVPDYIEVDHGKMTARMTRVPTLSEVPYPVQMEPNLVIEFYSR; from the coding sequence ATGTCGAAACGCGTTCAGGCGAAGCACAAGCTCGATCGCCGCATGGGCCAGAACATCTGGGGCCGCCCGAAGAGCCCCGTGAACCGCCGCGAGTACGGCCCGGGCCAGCACGGCCAGCGCCGCAAGGGCAAGATGTCCGACTTCGGCACGCAGCTGCGCGCCAAGCAGAAGCTCAAGGGCTACTACGGCAACATCACCGAGAAGCAGTTCCGCCGGTACTACGCCGAGGCGATCCGCCTGCGCGGCGACTCGGGCGAGAACCTGGTCGGCCTGCTCGAGCGGCGCCTCGACGCGGTGGTCTACCGCTCGAAGTTCGTGGCGACCCCGTTCGCCGCCCGCCAGTTCGTGAACCACGGCCACATCCGGGTGAACGGCGTGCGCGTCAACATCCCGAGCTACCTCGTCAAGCCGGACGACGTGATCGAGATCAAGGAGTCGTCCAAGCAGCTCGAGATCGTCCTCGTGGCGAGCCAGCTCGCCGAGCGCGACGTGCCCGACTACATCGAGGTCGACCACGGCAAGATGACCGCGCGCATGACCCGCGTGCCGACCCTGTCCGAGGTCCCGTACCCGGTGCAGATGGAGCCGAACCTGGTCATCGAGTTCTACTCGCGCTGA
- the murI gene encoding glutamate racemase, whose product MRFDLMAGTAAAPLAPITRAPVVLVFDSGLGGLTVLAEVRRARPDARVVYAADDAAFPYGGLAEPVLVARVLTVMERLIAAHAPDLVVVACNTASTLVLPALRQRFDIPFVGTVPPIKPAAAATRSGLVSVLATPGTVRRDYTRELIDTYAAGCRVTLVGATGLAALTEAALSGLPVSDADLWAEIGPCFVEGEPGRTDVVVLACTHYPLLLARYQALAPWPVTWIDPAPAIARRMTQLIGGPARGPNHGLTGDDIPGPVLAAFTSGDRLTPALRAALGERGIAEVALQAMPLVLQ is encoded by the coding sequence ATGCGGTTCGATCTGATGGCCGGCACTGCCGCGGCGCCCCTGGCGCCGATCACCCGTGCCCCCGTGGTCCTCGTGTTCGATTCCGGCCTCGGCGGCCTCACGGTGCTCGCCGAGGTGCGGCGCGCCCGGCCCGACGCCCGGGTGGTCTACGCCGCCGACGACGCCGCCTTCCCGTATGGCGGCCTCGCCGAGCCGGTGCTGGTGGCCCGCGTGCTCACCGTGATGGAGCGGCTGATCGCGGCTCACGCGCCCGATCTCGTCGTCGTGGCCTGCAACACCGCCTCGACCCTGGTGCTGCCGGCCCTGCGCCAGCGCTTCGACATCCCGTTCGTCGGCACCGTGCCGCCGATCAAGCCGGCCGCGGCCGCGACACGCTCAGGCCTCGTCAGCGTGCTCGCCACGCCCGGCACCGTGCGGCGCGACTATACCCGCGAGCTGATCGACACCTACGCCGCCGGCTGCCGGGTCACCCTCGTCGGGGCGACGGGCCTCGCGGCGCTGACCGAGGCGGCGCTCTCCGGGCTGCCGGTCTCGGACGCCGACCTCTGGGCCGAGATCGGGCCGTGCTTCGTCGAGGGCGAGCCGGGACGCACCGACGTGGTGGTGCTGGCCTGCACCCACTATCCCCTGCTGCTCGCCCGCTACCAGGCGCTCGCGCCCTGGCCGGTGACCTGGATCGACCCCGCCCCGGCGATCGCCCGGCGCATGACCCAGCTGATCGGCGGCCCCGCGCGGGGCCCAAATCACGGTTTGACTGGCGACGACATCCCGGGCCCGGTCCTCGCCGCCTTCACCTCCGGCGACCGGCTGACGCCCGCCTTGCGCGCGGCACTCGGCGAGCGCGGCATCGCCGAGGTCGCGCTCCAGGCGATGCCGCTCGTCCTCCAGTGA
- the egtB gene encoding ergothioneine biosynthesis protein EgtB, with protein sequence MAATATAQVRDTRPAFPPPPVGARPVDRAAWIAAFRHVRDETERRAAPLSPEDQQIQSMPDASPTKWHRAHTTWFFEQFLLTAMVPGYTVFDERFFYLFNSYYVQAGPRAPRISRGLVTRPTCDEVAAYRAHVDSAVADLIGNAREGQLPEIVATVEIGLHHEQQHQELMLTDILHAFAQNPLLPSYDEGWRWPALSQRSGQVALEGGVTRMGHAGEGFHFDNEEPRHDVLLRPVALERALVTNGEWLEFMQDGGYAKPELWLSDGYVAAQNEGWEAPGYWRRADGVWSSMTLAGLRPVDPSLPVTHVSYYEADAFARWAGRDLPTEAEWEAASGSLDAAFGHVWQWTRSAYSAYPGYRPLPGALGEYNGKFMVSQFVLRGSSVATPQGHSRPTYRNFFYPHQRWQFTGLRLSHYGA encoded by the coding sequence ATGGCAGCGACCGCGACCGCGCAGGTCAGAGACACGCGCCCCGCGTTTCCTCCGCCCCCCGTCGGTGCCCGCCCGGTCGATCGGGCGGCCTGGATCGCGGCCTTCCGCCACGTCCGCGACGAGACCGAGCGCCGCGCCGCCCCGCTCTCGCCGGAGGACCAGCAGATCCAGTCGATGCCGGATGCGAGCCCGACCAAGTGGCACCGTGCCCATACGACCTGGTTCTTCGAGCAGTTCCTGCTGACGGCGATGGTGCCGGGGTACACGGTCTTCGACGAGCGCTTCTTCTACCTCTTCAACTCCTACTACGTGCAGGCGGGTCCGCGCGCGCCGCGCATCAGCCGCGGCCTCGTCACGAGGCCGACCTGCGACGAGGTCGCGGCCTACCGCGCCCATGTCGACTCCGCCGTCGCCGACCTGATCGGGAACGCCCGCGAGGGGCAGCTGCCGGAGATCGTCGCGACCGTCGAGATCGGCCTGCATCACGAGCAGCAGCACCAGGAGCTGATGCTCACCGACATCCTGCACGCCTTCGCGCAGAACCCGCTGCTGCCTTCTTACGACGAGGGCTGGCGCTGGCCCGCCCTGTCGCAACGGTCCGGACAGGTCGCCCTCGAGGGCGGCGTGACCCGGATGGGACATGCCGGCGAGGGCTTCCACTTCGACAACGAGGAGCCGCGCCACGACGTGCTGCTGCGGCCGGTCGCCCTGGAGCGCGCCCTCGTCACCAACGGCGAGTGGCTCGAATTCATGCAGGACGGCGGCTACGCCAAGCCGGAGCTGTGGCTCTCGGACGGGTACGTGGCGGCTCAGAACGAGGGCTGGGAGGCGCCGGGCTACTGGCGCCGGGCCGACGGCGTGTGGTCGAGCATGACGCTCGCCGGGTTGAGGCCGGTCGATCCGTCCCTGCCGGTGACGCATGTCAGCTACTACGAGGCCGACGCCTTCGCCCGCTGGGCCGGGCGCGACCTGCCCACAGAAGCCGAGTGGGAGGCGGCCAGCGGTTCCCTCGACGCGGCCTTCGGCCATGTCTGGCAATGGACCCGCAGCGCCTATTCCGCCTATCCGGGCTATCGGCCGCTGCCGGGCGCGCTCGGCGAGTACAACGGCAAGTTCATGGTCAGCCAGTTCGTGCTGCGCGGCTCGTCCGTGGCGACGCCGCAGGGCCACAGCCGGCCGACCTACCGGAACTTCTTCTATCCCCACCAGCGCTGGCAGTTCACGGGCCTGCGTCTATCTCACTACGGCGCGTGA
- the egtD gene encoding L-histidine N(alpha)-methyltransferase: MNAPVPHLAPAAPLAGADRGFLQDVLAGLGSPRKHLSAKYFYDRRGSELFEAITRLPEYYPTRTELAILDRYGPEIGAGLPPGSGLVEFGSGSTAKVRRLLPHLPDLAAYVPVDVSEEFLRSEAEELGRDFPRLRVEPVAADFTKPFALPDELKDAPKAGFFPGSTIGNFEPEMASGLLGSFARTLGPGATLIVGIDLVKDKAVLDAAYDDSAGVTAAFNLNLLARINRELNADFDLDAFAHQAFFDENLGRIEMHLVSRRSQLVTVAGVPFHFGSGETIHTENSYKYTVPGFRALARGAGWEHRSVWIDPDGLFSVHALTASTIRRH; the protein is encoded by the coding sequence GTGAATGCTCCCGTTCCCCACCTCGCGCCCGCCGCACCCCTCGCGGGCGCCGACCGCGGCTTCCTGCAGGACGTGCTCGCGGGGCTCGGCTCTCCCCGCAAGCATCTCTCCGCCAAGTACTTCTACGACCGGCGCGGCTCGGAGCTGTTCGAGGCGATCACCCGGTTGCCGGAATATTATCCTACTCGTACCGAGCTCGCGATCCTCGACCGCTACGGCCCCGAGATCGGCGCCGGCCTGCCGCCGGGCTCAGGCCTCGTCGAGTTCGGCAGCGGCTCCACCGCCAAGGTGCGGCGCCTGCTGCCGCACCTCCCCGACCTCGCGGCCTACGTGCCGGTCGACGTCTCGGAGGAGTTCCTGCGCAGCGAGGCGGAGGAGCTCGGCCGCGACTTCCCGCGCCTGCGGGTCGAGCCGGTGGCGGCGGACTTCACCAAGCCCTTCGCCCTGCCCGACGAACTGAAGGACGCGCCGAAGGCCGGCTTCTTCCCGGGCTCAACGATCGGCAATTTCGAGCCCGAGATGGCCTCGGGCCTCCTCGGCAGCTTCGCCCGCACGCTCGGGCCCGGTGCCACGCTCATCGTCGGCATCGATCTCGTGAAGGACAAGGCGGTGCTCGACGCGGCCTACGACGATTCGGCCGGGGTGACGGCGGCGTTCAACCTCAACCTGCTCGCCCGGATCAACCGCGAGCTGAACGCCGATTTCGACCTCGACGCCTTCGCGCACCAAGCCTTCTTCGACGAGAATCTGGGGCGGATCGAGATGCACCTCGTCAGCCGGCGCAGCCAGCTCGTCACGGTGGCGGGGGTGCCGTTCCATTTCGGCTCCGGCGAGACGATCCACACCGAGAACAGCTACAAGTACACGGTGCCGGGCTTCCGGGCGCTCGCCCGCGGCGCCGGCTGGGAGCACCGGAGCGTCTGGATCGATCCGGACGGGCTGTTCTCGGTCCACGCGCTCACCGCCAGCACCATCCGCCGGCACTGA
- a CDS encoding alpha/beta hydrolase produces MSLARLAVLAAGLLVAVIVLYGAVIAAFWWFQRSLLYPGQGGPVPATGARLPAEVERVMLATADGERLRALWLPPEPGAAVVVTFHGNASLPEWHAERFAAGPWRAHGWGVMAPAYRGYPGSTGRPSEAGLIADGLAALAEARRRAPGAPVLLHGHSLGAAVAVAVAARAGAAGVRGLYLEAPFDSMTAMAHHHFRFLPAGLLSDTWRSDRIVGALAVPVLIVHGDADPVIPAKYGARLARAANADFIEVPGDHVSILGSRDNEAEARFRPTP; encoded by the coding sequence GTGAGCCTCGCCCGGCTGGCGGTGCTCGCGGCCGGCCTGCTCGTCGCGGTCATCGTCCTCTACGGGGCGGTAATCGCCGCGTTCTGGTGGTTCCAGCGCAGCCTGCTCTATCCGGGCCAGGGCGGTCCGGTCCCGGCGACCGGCGCGCGGTTGCCGGCGGAGGTCGAGCGGGTCATGCTGGCGACGGCGGACGGCGAGCGCCTCCGCGCGCTCTGGCTGCCGCCGGAACCGGGCGCCGCGGTTGTGGTGACCTTCCACGGCAACGCCTCGCTGCCCGAATGGCACGCCGAGCGCTTCGCCGCCGGACCGTGGCGGGCCCATGGTTGGGGCGTGATGGCGCCGGCCTATCGCGGCTATCCGGGCTCGACCGGCCGGCCGAGCGAGGCCGGCCTGATCGCCGACGGGCTCGCGGCCCTGGCGGAAGCGCGGCGGCGGGCGCCGGGGGCCCCGGTGCTGCTGCATGGCCACTCCCTGGGCGCGGCGGTGGCGGTCGCGGTGGCGGCCCGCGCCGGGGCGGCGGGCGTGCGGGGGCTCTATCTCGAAGCGCCGTTCGACTCGATGACCGCGATGGCGCACCACCATTTCCGCTTCCTGCCGGCGGGCCTGCTGTCCGACACCTGGCGCTCCGACCGGATCGTCGGCGCGCTCGCAGTCCCGGTCCTGATCGTGCACGGCGATGCCGACCCGGTGATCCCGGCGAAGTACGGCGCCCGGCTCGCGCGCGCGGCGAATGCCGACTTCATCGAGGTGCCGGGCGACCACGTCTCGATCCTCGGCAGCCGGGATAACGAGGCCGAGGCCCGGTTCCGGCCGACCCCTTGA
- a CDS encoding HIT family protein → MTDTAYDPQNIFGKILRGEVPCHKVYENEHVIAFMDVMPQADGHTLVVPKTPSRNLLDADPATLGHLYAAVQIVARAAKAAFAADGVAVYQYNEAAAGQTVFHLHVHVLPRHEGVAPRRHVEGMADPAVLAQHAERIRAELAK, encoded by the coding sequence ATGACCGACACCGCCTACGACCCCCAGAACATCTTCGGCAAGATCCTGCGGGGCGAGGTGCCCTGCCACAAAGTCTACGAGAACGAGCACGTCATCGCGTTCATGGACGTGATGCCCCAGGCCGACGGTCACACCCTGGTGGTGCCGAAGACCCCGAGCCGCAACCTCCTCGACGCGGACCCGGCCACCCTCGGCCACCTCTACGCCGCCGTGCAGATCGTGGCGCGGGCCGCGAAGGCCGCTTTCGCGGCCGATGGCGTCGCGGTCTACCAGTACAACGAGGCGGCGGCCGGCCAGACCGTGTTCCACCTCCACGTCCACGTCCTGCCCCGGCACGAGGGCGTGGCGCCGCGCCGGCACGTCGAGGGCATGGCGGATCCAGCCGTGCTGGCGCAGCACGCGGAGAGGATCCGGGCGGAGCTGGCGAAGTAG
- a CDS encoding DnaJ domain-containing protein, which translates to MIALGLGVLVLVGLWWLGRHYSTANPSTIARVIRQAGGWLALAAAALLFLRGRFDMAGALGLGGAWLLGWRQGSPLPFGLGKYGFGKFGLGSAGPRPDAVSRVRSAMLEMELDHASGAMRGTVLAGPLAGQALDALAPPVLASLLAECRAGDPDGARLLEAYLDRRSPGWRVDAEADRDPRPGGAAQPGPMTEEEAYQILGLQRGAPLEEVRRAHRTLMKRLHPDQGGSDYLAARVNAAKDFLLNRHR; encoded by the coding sequence ATGATCGCCCTCGGCCTCGGTGTCCTGGTCCTCGTCGGCCTGTGGTGGCTCGGCCGCCATTACTCCACCGCGAACCCGTCGACGATCGCGCGGGTGATCCGCCAGGCCGGCGGCTGGCTCGCTTTGGCCGCGGCCGCCCTGCTGTTCCTGCGCGGGCGCTTCGACATGGCTGGCGCGCTCGGCCTCGGCGGTGCCTGGCTGCTCGGCTGGCGCCAGGGCTCTCCCCTGCCCTTCGGGCTCGGCAAGTACGGTTTCGGCAAGTTCGGTCTCGGCAGTGCCGGCCCGCGGCCGGACGCCGTCTCGCGGGTGCGCTCCGCCATGCTGGAGATGGAGCTCGACCACGCCTCCGGGGCGATGCGCGGCACGGTGCTGGCCGGGCCGCTCGCGGGCCAGGCCCTCGACGCCCTGGCCCCGCCCGTCCTCGCGTCGCTGCTCGCCGAGTGCCGCGCCGGCGACCCGGACGGCGCCCGCCTGCTAGAGGCTTATCTGGACCGCCGGTCTCCCGGATGGCGCGTAGACGCTGAGGCTGACCGCGACCCGCGGCCGGGCGGCGCGGCGCAGCCAGGGCCGATGACGGAGGAGGAGGCCTATCAGATCCTGGGGCTTCAGCGCGGGGCGCCCCTCGAGGAGGTGCGCCGGGCGCACCGGACCCTGATGAAGCGGCTGCACCCGGACCAGGGGGGCTCCGACTACCTGGCGGCCCGCGTCAACGCGGCCAAGGACTTTCTGCTCAACCGACATCGCTGA
- a CDS encoding M20 aminoacylase family protein gives MSPIDRISADLEALTAIRRDFHAHPELGFEEVRTSGIVADKLASWGIEVHREIGRTGVVGVLKGRGISPRRIGLRADMDALPIEEATNLPYRSTVPGKMHACGHDGHTTMLLGAAKYLAETRDFDGTAVFIFQPAEEGLGGARAMLADGLFSRFPCDEVYGLHNNPSGRTGELSVRPGPAMAAADFFDIRIIGRGAHGAQPNRGIDPVVVQAALVQALQTIVSRNADPLQSAVLSITQVHAGAAYNVIPEEAHLAGTVRTFDDDIRALVAKRMREISAGVAATFGAEITVEINDIFSVLRNSEEQTRAAAEVATELFGAAKVDTAPEPKMGSEDFADMLHAVPGAYAWLGGKAGANLHNAAFDFDDAIIPLGAAYFARLVETRSAAAAG, from the coding sequence ATGTCCCCGATCGACCGCATCTCCGCCGACCTCGAGGCGCTCACCGCCATCCGGCGCGACTTCCACGCCCATCCCGAGCTCGGCTTCGAGGAGGTGCGCACCTCCGGCATCGTCGCGGACAAGCTCGCCTCCTGGGGGATCGAGGTGCATCGCGAGATCGGCCGCACCGGCGTCGTCGGGGTGCTGAAGGGCCGCGGCATCAGCCCCCGGCGCATCGGGCTTCGCGCCGACATGGACGCCTTGCCGATCGAGGAGGCGACCAACCTCCCCTACCGCTCGACCGTGCCGGGCAAGATGCACGCCTGCGGCCATGACGGCCACACCACGATGCTGCTCGGTGCCGCCAAGTACCTCGCCGAGACCCGCGACTTCGACGGCACCGCGGTGTTCATCTTCCAGCCCGCGGAAGAGGGCTTGGGGGGCGCCCGCGCCATGCTGGCCGACGGGCTCTTCTCGCGCTTCCCCTGCGACGAGGTCTACGGCCTGCACAACAACCCGAGCGGGCGGACCGGCGAGCTCTCGGTGCGCCCCGGTCCCGCCATGGCGGCGGCCGACTTCTTCGACATCCGCATCATCGGGCGCGGCGCCCATGGGGCGCAGCCGAACCGCGGCATCGATCCGGTGGTGGTCCAGGCGGCGCTCGTCCAGGCGCTGCAGACCATCGTCAGCCGCAACGCCGACCCGCTGCAATCGGCGGTTTTGTCGATCACCCAGGTCCATGCGGGGGCGGCCTACAACGTGATCCCGGAGGAGGCCCACCTCGCCGGCACGGTGCGCACCTTCGACGACGACATCCGCGCCCTCGTCGCCAAGCGCATGCGCGAGATCTCGGCCGGCGTGGCCGCGACCTTCGGCGCCGAGATCACGGTCGAGATCAACGACATCTTCTCGGTGCTGCGCAACAGCGAGGAACAGACCCGCGCCGCCGCCGAGGTCGCCACCGAATTGTTCGGCGCCGCCAAGGTCGATACGGCGCCGGAGCCGAAGATGGGCAGCGAGGACTTCGCCGACATGCTGCACGCGGTGCCGGGCGCCTATGCCTGGCTCGGGGGCAAGGCCGGGGCGAACCTGCACAACGCCGCCTTCGACTTCGACGACGCGATCATCCCGCTCGGCGCGGCGTACTTCGCGCGGCTGGTCGAGACGCGCTCGGCGGCCGCCGCCGGCTGA